From a single Sparus aurata chromosome 13, fSpaAur1.1, whole genome shotgun sequence genomic region:
- the pcp4a gene encoding calmodulin regulator protein PCP4a isoform X2, whose amino-acid sequence MSERQASGATTGSSKPSAGQDDKKNNLPPDFDIDMENPETEKAAVAIQSQFRKFQKKKQDGKP is encoded by the exons agACAAGCATCTGGAGCGACGACTGGAAGCAGCAAACCATCTGCTGGCCAAG ATGACAAGAAGAACAACCTCCCCCCGGACTTCGACATCGACATGGAGAACCCGGAGACGGAGAAGGCGGCCGTGGCCATCCAGTCGCAGTTCAGGAAATTCCAGAAAAAGAAGCAGGATGGAAAGCCTTAG
- the pcp4a gene encoding calmodulin regulator protein PCP4a isoform X1, with protein MSERQASGATTGSSKPSAGQGLQGQQKVPAKHDKKNNLPPDFDIDMENPETEKAAVAIQSQFRKFQKKKQDGKP; from the exons agACAAGCATCTGGAGCGACGACTGGAAGCAGCAAACCATCTGCTGGCCAAG GGCTCCAAGGTCAACAAAAGGTTCCAGCTAAGC ATGACAAGAAGAACAACCTCCCCCCGGACTTCGACATCGACATGGAGAACCCGGAGACGGAGAAGGCGGCCGTGGCCATCCAGTCGCAGTTCAGGAAATTCCAGAAAAAGAAGCAGGATGGAAAGCCTTAG